One Malus domestica chromosome 11, GDT2T_hap1 genomic region harbors:
- the LOC103449282 gene encoding BRCT domain-containing protein At4g02110-like: MTGGGSTPETFAGVRFLLLGFDTFDEHQVRSKLVDCGGVDVAHYSPNCTHVIVDKIVYDDPVCVAARNDAKTLVTALWVHHSFDVGLPVDPASIIYRPLRDLNGIPDAKGLIVCLTGYQRQDRDDIMGRSTNLPRKSQRCLRDWQLLPEDTYNTSGYELEMMEAEARDSEDEAENTFVKQAGVRTLRSMYKSPHNIKAGSPTTPRLPTPEGEMPNVPLVFNNAIGNLSIPRNENKLDQASSVSNSYVSKGLRCQDACQLRAASGRDLNDQHHGTPDPKVRDDFIINCGSAERASHLAGKLSYSRQTSWRPTLPLHMGNKSGGGSVSSKVPIRKLNANDDLASYTLKADQADEKFDSNCVEVPLKDTNLQNREESSGIFPRKRVMDLSYTSSKSQKMNPGAKSGISIALTFSATVISNMGKDVNANTKSSPTTFRRLRKSSLSSKPGIVDSAEEKSTTAVTKTKVKSKKTLGSWPKLVSANQKGSVHLYKDASLNDTAIIFNAGDHEKSPDPTKLGVLCSDVNFEPPNKVEGKDVNMSADVAEKNCESMDDETRLRWKNMNINWRMYFMKLVMVAQATNKCVTMDDRSGQEQHLQDHSDACAPCDVMVKSGSDNIYLLVESTANGNAVKGKKKQGKKLALGKTKLKTVPPVTDVPYPHLWRGCSQKPNKVVSEENTRNDNTVVTEKKQEKRCAGLVGKSECRVVPQNKLEDSSEMKENRPTVGGDQTVSKSKQQAEKSTAKSDTTPLKIIQTSVERSDNPSTPEGKAPSKVKIEPVRFILSGHRFQRKEFQKVIKRLKAKCCRDSHHWSYQATHFISPDRVGRTEKFFAAVASGRWILKSDYLEASDKEGRFLEEEPYEWYKNGLGEDGTINLEAPRKWRLLRERTGHGAFHGMRIIIYGECIAPPLDTLKRVMKAGDGTILATSPPYTRFLKSGVDYAIVSPGMPRADMWVQELLKHEIPCVVADYLVEYVCKPGHRLDRHVLYNTNAWAEKSFERVQSRAEDMVEEAFTGEDGDDSSCSDGSDIACVVCGCGERGEVMLICGNEIGSVGCGIGTHIECCNPPLESVPEDDWFCPNCSWSKNSTKSSKKRKMGLLVDS; encoded by the exons atgacgGGGGGAGGTTCAACGCCCGAGACGTTTGCCGGCGTACGTTTCCTTCTCTTGGGATTTGACACCTTTGACGAGCACCAg GTTCGATCTAAGCTTGTAGATTGCGGCGGAGTGGATGTTGCCCACTACTCCCCCAATTGTACCCACGTCATTGTCGATAAAATTGTGTAT GATGATCCCGTTTGTGTTGCTGCTCGAAATGACGCCAAGACGCTCGTCACCGCTTTATGGGTCCATCATAGTTTTGATGTTGGACTCCCCGTTGATCCCGCTTCG ATTATATACAGACCTCTTAGAGATTTGAATGGTATTCCGGATGCCAAGGGACTTATTGTATGCTTGACTGGATATCAACGACAAGATAGAGATGACATTATG GGGAGAAGTACGAACTTGCCAAGAAAATCCCAAAGATG CTTAAGGGATTGGCAACTTCTTCCAGAAGATACTTACAACACTAG TGGGTATGAACTGGAGATGATGGAGGCTGAGGCTAGAGATTCAGAAGATGAGGCTGAAAACACATTTGTGAAGCAAGCTGGGGTGAGAACACTGAGAAGCATGTATAAGAGTCCTCACAATATAAAAGCTGGCTCACCAACAACACCTAGATTGCCTACACCAGAAGGAGAGATGCCTAATGTTCCCTTGGTTTTTAATAATGCCATTGGCAACTTATCAATTCCTCGGAATGAGAATAAATTGGATCAAGCCTCAAGCGTTTCTAATTCTTATGTTTCCAAGGGATTAAGATGTCAGGATGCATGCCAGTTGAGGGCTGCTAGTGGCCGTGACCTAAATGATCAACATCACGGAACCCCTGATCCTAAGGTGAGAGATGATTTCATAATTAATTGTGGTTCTGCTGAAAGGGCTTCTCACTTGGCTGGGAAATTAAGCTACTCAAGGCAAACCTCATGGAGGCCAACACTTCCATTACACATGGGAAATAAATCAGGCGGTGGTAGTGTGTCTTCTAAAGTACCTATTCGCAAATTAAATGCCAATGATGATTTGGCCTCTTATACTTTGAAAGCAGATCAAGCAGATGAAAAATTTGACTCCAATTGTGTTGAAGTCCCTTTAAAAGATACTAATTTACAGAACAGAGAAGAGTCAAGTGGTATATTTCCTCGGAAAAGGGTGATGGATCTCTCTTATACTAGCTCCAAATCACAGAAGATGAATCCGGGTGCAAAATCAG GAATTTCAATTGCTTTGACTTTCTCTGCCACTGTGATCTCAAACATGGGGAAAGATGTAAATGCAAACACGAAATCATCTCCAACCACTTTTCGAAGATTAAGAAAATCCAGCTTATCCAGCAAGCCTGGCATTGTAGATTCTGCTGAGGAAAAGTCTACAACTGCGGTCACCAAAACG AAGGTGAAGTCCAAGAAGACTCTAGGTTCTtggcctaagttagtttctgcTAACCAAAAGGGGTCTGTGCACTTATATAAAGATGCCTCCTTAAATGATACCGCAATTATTTTCAATGCAGGGGATCATGAAAAATCCCCTGATCCCACGAAGCTTGGTGTGCTCTGCTCAGATGTTAATTTTGAACCCCCAAACAAGGTGGAGGGAAAAGATGTTAACATGTCTGCAGATGTTGCTGAGAAAAACTGTGAATCTATGGATGATGAAACTAGGCTCCGGTGGAAGAACATGAACATAAATTGGAGAATGTACTTCATGAAGCTGGTTATGGTGGCCCAGGCAACAAATAAATGTGTCACCATGGATGATAGGTCAGGACAGGAGCAGCACCTACAGGATCACTCTGATGCCTGTGCTCCTTGTGATGTAATGGTCAAGTCAGGTTCTGACAACATTTATCTGCTAGTTGAGTCAACTGCAAACGGAAATGCTGTCAAGGGAAAGAAGAAACAAGGGAAAAAGCTTGCTTTGGGTAAAACCAAGCTGAAAACTGTTCCCCCTGTCACGGATGTT ccttacccccatttatggagaggctgctcccaaaaaCCTAACAAAGTTGTCTCTGAGGAAAATACTAGGAATGATAACACTGTGGTGACagaaaagaaacaagaaaaaagatGTGCAGGTTTAGTAGGCAAATCTGAGTGCCGTGTTGTGCCCCAAAATAAGTTAGAGGATTCTTCCGAAATGAAGGAGAACAGGCCAACTGTTGGTGGAGATCAAACTGTAAGCAAGTCCAAACAGCAGGCAGAAAAATCAACAGCTAAATCTGATACAACTCCGTTGAAGATAATTCAAACATCTGTGGAGAGAAGTGACAATCCTTCAACACCTGAAGGGAAGGCTCCAAGCAAAGTTAAAATTGAACCTGTAAGGTTTATTCTGAGTGGGCACCGATTTCAAAGAAAGGAGTTTCAGAAAGTTATCAAGCGTTTGAAAGCAAAATGTTGCCGGGATTCTCATCACTGGTCTTACCAGGCAACGCACTTCATCTCTCCAGATCGAGTTGGCAGGACAGAGAAGTTTTTCGCAGCTGTAGCGTCTGGAAG GTGGATTCTTAAGAGTGATTATCTGGAAGCTAGTGATAAGGAAGGAAGGTTTTTGGAAGAAGAACCTTATGAATGGTACAAGAATGGCCTTGGTGAAGATGGTACCATCAATTTGGAGGCCCCAAGGAAGTGGCGGCTCTTGAGAGAGAGAACAGGCCATGGTGCTTTCCACGGAATGCGCATTATCATATATGGCGAATGTATTGCACCACCTTTG GATACTCTGAAGCGTGTCATGAAGGCTGGTGATGGAACAATTTTGGCGACTTCTCCTCCTTACACCCGCTTCCTTAAGTCGGGGGTTGACTATGCCATTGTCAGTCCAGGCATGCCCCGTGCTGATATGTGGGTACAAGAGTTGTTGAAGCATGAGATACCCTGCGTTGTGGCCGATTACTTGGTTGAGTACGTGTGCAAACCTGGGCACCGGCTTGACAGACACGTGCTATACAACACCAATGCGTGGGCGGAGAAGTCATTTGAGAGAGTACAGAGCAGGGCGGAGGACATGGTGGAGGAAGCGTTTACAGGTGAGGATGGTGATGATTCTAGTTGCAGCGATGGTAGTGATATAGCTTGCGTGGTGTGTGGGTGTGGGGAGAGAGGAGAGGTGATGTTGATATGCGGCAACGAAATTGGGAGCGTGGGGTGTGGAATTGGTACTCATATCGAGTGCTGCAATCCACCGCTTGAAAGTGTTCCGGAGGATGACTGGTTTTGTCCAAACTGTAGTTGGAGCAAAAACAGCACCAAATCTtccaagaaaaggaaaatgggTTTGTTGGTTGACAGTTAA
- the LOC103449223 gene encoding uncharacterized protein: protein MAWLTRFLAAVAFLAIGVIFSPETFGSKSDGLKSPTLSTYLKLAHLLCFSTAFGAALWVTFIGGIIMFKNLPRHQFGNLQSKMFPAYFTMVGICLAVSAGSFGYLHPWSSSSVTDKYQLGFLLSSFAFNLTNLFVFTPMTMEMMKQRHKVEREQNIGEEVGGSKNVQVAKVNPKLAAMNKKFGMIHGLSSLANILAFGSLAMHSWYLAGKLDL from the exons ATGGCTTGGTTGACGCGATTCCTAGCAGCCGTGGCTTTCTTGGCCATCGGAGTGATATTCTCCCCGGAGACCTTTGGATCGAAATCGGACGGTCTGAAATCTCCCACCCTCTCCACCTACCTAAAGCTGGCTCATCTGCTCTGCTTCTCCACCGCATTCGGCGCCGCTCTCTGGGTCACCTTCATCGGCGGCATCATCATGTTCAA GAATCTTCCGCGGCATCAGTTCGGGAATCTTCAGAGCAAGATGTTTCCGGCTTATTTCACCATGGTTGGGATATGCCTTGCAGTATCAGCTGGGTCGTTTGGGTATTTGCATCCGTGGAGCTCTTCCTCTGTTACCGACAAGTACCAGCTCGGTTTTTTGCTCTCTTCCTTTGCTTTCAATCTCACCAATCTCTTCGTCTTCACTCCCATGACTATGGAG ATGATGAAGCAAAGGCATAAGGTGGAGAGGGAGCAGAACATTGGGGAAGAAGTTGGAGGGTCAAAGAATGTGCAAGTTGCAAAGGTAAACCCAAAACTGGCAGCCATGAATAAGAAGTTTGGTATGATTCACGGACTGTCATCTCTTGCCAACATCTTGGCATTTGGCAGCCTTGCTATGCACTCGTGGTACTTGGCTGGTAAACTTGATCTGTAA
- the LOC103449224 gene encoding phospholipase A1 PLIP2, chloroplastic, with translation MDALCLKTTAPGIHGLSSTISAAAALDVRTSPSPSQVSAIGCSSASGIDKSTVTAAQKRITPFSRFSFKHPLKSLWPGAARGGGPAYNGMALDDAVPLSSKEEGEEEELQSATRASDGQSGNWVLKILHVRSLSLPRREEQQGGKSGGVAELPTGDRKTMVDDDSEEDDDENNCCSVSDEAEFDKDTFRRLLRKVSLAEARFYAQMSYLGSLAYSIPKIQTGNLLRRYGLRFVTSSVEKKELTAKTEKDQESAEIRETEKNLKEDKEEDAEVKEQKNYGYRISPSAAYQIAASAASYLHSQTRSILPFKSSETEAYKDYPEEGSERSEAVNRMNSEVASLMATTDSVTAVVAAKEEVKQAVADDLNSTISSPCEWFVCDDDRSGTRFFVIQGSESLASWQANLLFEPIQFEGLDVLVHRGIYEAAKGIYEQMLPEVHAHLKSHGDHAIFRYTGHSLGGSLALLINLMLLIRLEVPISSLLPVITFGAPSIMCGGDQLLHKLGLPRSHVQSITLHRDIVPRAFSCNYPNHVAELLKALNGNFRNHPCLNNQKLLYSPMGEMLILQPDEKFSPNHHLLPSGSGLYLLSCPLSDGSDAEKQLRAAQLVFLNSPHPLEILSDRSAYGSEGTIQRDHDVNSYLKSVRGVIREELSQIRKARRQQRRKVWWPLIAPRSKHAGGVIVGINLGQEEQLNFSGALQTGKESLKRFSRLVAWEHMHLFVVLLVPARLLVLGAYSIISFR, from the exons ATGGATGCTCTTTGTCTGAAAACAACTGCGCCAGGGATACACGGCCTATCTTCCACCATCTCAGCGGCTGCAGCCCTCGATGTCCGTACGAGCCCATCTCCGTCTCAGGTGAGCGCCATCGGCTGCTCCTCCGCATCTGGGATTGACAAGTCAACCGTAACCGCGGCTCAGAAAAGGATAACGCCGTTTTCCAGATTCTCATTCAAGCACCCTCTGAAATCCTTATGGCCTGGAGCAGCAAGAGGTGGTGGACCCGCCTACAATGGGATGGCTCTCGACGACGCCGTCCCCTTGTCCTCTAAGGAGGAGGGCGAGGAGGAGGAGCTCCAGAGTGCGACCAGGGCGTCGGACGGTCAAAGTGGGAActgggttttgaagattttgcaCGTGAGGTCTCTTTCTCTACCCAGGAGAGAGGAACAGCAGGGAGGCAAGAGTGGCGGCGTTGCAGAGCTACCCACGGGAGATAGAAAAACCATGGTGGATGATGACTCGGAGGAAGACGATGACGAAAATAATTGTTGTAGTGTTTCAGATGAGGCCGAGTTTGATAAAGACACGTTTCGTCGGTTGCTTCGGAAGGTCTCGTTGGCGGAGGCGAGGTTTTATGCTCAAATGTCGTATTTGGGGAGCTTAGCTTATTCCATTCCTAAAATCCAG ACGGGAAATCTTCTAAGAAGGTATGGTCTGCGTTTTGTTACTTCTTCAGTAGAGAAGAAGGAATTGACTGCTAAAACTGAGAAAGATCAGGAGTCAGCTGAGATTCGAGAAACTGAAAAAAACCTTAAGGAAGACAAGGAAGAAGATGCGGAAGTAAAGGAGCAAAAGAACTATGGATATCGAATAAGTCCATCTGCTGCTTATCAAATTGCTGCTTCTGCAGCTTCCTATCTGCATTCTCAAACAAGGAGCATACTTCCATTCAAATCCTCAGAGACCGAGGCATATAAAGACTACCCTGAAGAAGGCAGTGAAAGAAGTGAAGCTGTTAATAGGATGAACTCAGAAGTGGCTTCTTTAATGGCAACCACCGACTCAGTTACAGCCGTGGTTGCTGCAAAGGAAGAAGTAAAGCAGGCTGTTGCAGATGACTTAAATTCAACAATTTCATCACCTTGTGAATGGTTCGTATGTGATGATGATCGAAGTGGCACCAGATTCTTTGTCATTCAG GGGTCTGAATCACTAGCATCCTGGCAAGCAAATCTACTTTTTGAGCCCATTCAGTTTGAG GGACTGGATGTGCTTGTGCATAGAGGCATATACGAGGCTGCGAAAGGGATATACGAACAGATGCTGCCTGAAGTCCATGCCCACCTCAAATCTCATGGTGACCATGCAATCTTTCGTTATACTGGGCATTCTTTAGGGGGAAGCTTGGCACTCTTAATAAATCTCATGTTGCTTATACGGCTAGAAGTGCCAATTTCTTCCCTGCTTCCTGTTATTACTTTTGGTGCACCATCCATTATGTGTGGAGGTGATCAATTGCTTCACAAGCTTGGATTACCGCGAAGTCATGTTCAGTCTATTACGTTGCACAGAGACATTGTACCCCGTGCCTTCTCTTGCAATTACCCAAATCATGTGGCAGAGCTTCTCAAGGCTTTGAATGGGAACTTTCGGAATCATCCCTGTCTCAATAACCAG AAGCTACTGTATTCTCCAATGGGGGAGATGCTGATTCTTCAACCAGATGAGAAATTCTCCCcaaatcatcatcttcttccatcGGGCAGCGGTCTGTATCTTCTAAGCTGTCCTCTGTCTGATGGCAGTGATGCAGAGAAGCAGCTCCGCGCTGCACAGTTGGTATTCCTAAACTCACCACACCCACTTGAAATCTTAAGTGATCGGTCTGCATATGGTTCAGAAGGAACCATTCAAAGAGATCATGATGTGAATTCTTACTTAAAATCTGTTCGCGGGGTAATTCGGGAAGAGCTTAGCCAGATCAGAAAGGCCAGGAGACAGCAGCGCCGCAAGGTGTGGTGGCCCTTGATAGCACCCCGGAGCAAGCATGCAGGAGGTGTGATTGTGGGAATCAACCTGGGGCAAGAAGAGCAATTAAACTTTTCAGGTGCATTACAGACCGGAAAAGAATCGTTGAAACGGTTCAGTAGACTTGTTGCATGGGAGCACATGCATTTGTTTGTGGTGCTTTTGGTGCCGGCGCGATTGTTAGTCTTGGGGGCATACAGCATCATCAGTTTCCGGTGA
- the LOC103449225 gene encoding dnaJ protein ERDJ3B yields MAHHRNKLLLVFLFFLSFAVAALIAAAGKSYYEILQVPKGASDEQIKRAYRKLALKYHPDKNPGNEEANKRFADINNAYEVLSDSEKRNIYDRYGEDGLQQHAASGGRGGGGMGMNINDIFSEFFGGGRPTEEEDRIIKGEDVVVELDATLEDLYMGGSLKVWREKNILKPAPGKRRCNCRNEVYHRQIGPGMFQQMTEQVCDQCSNVKYEREGYFVTVDIEKGMQDGQEVVFYEDGEPIIDGEPGDLKFRIRTAAHDRFKREGNDLHTTITITLVQALVGFEKTVKHLDDHLVDISSKGITRPKEVRKFKGEGMPLHFSNKKGDLYVTFEVLFPNSLTDDQKTKIKAVLG; encoded by the exons ATGGCGCACCACAGAAACAAGCTGTTACTTgtgttcctcttcttcctctccttcgCTGTCGCCGCCCTCATTGCGGCCGCAGGGAAGAGCTATTATGAAATACTGCAGGTGCCCAAGGGAGCCTCCGACGAGCAGATCAAGAGGGCTTACCGGAAGCTCGCCTTGAAGTACCATCCTGATAAGAACCCCGGCAACGAAGAGGCCAACAAACGATTCGCCGACATTAACAATG CATACGAGGTGCTTTCGGATAGCGAGAAGAGGAACATATACGATAGGTACGGAGAAGATGGTTTGCAACAGCATGCAGCTAGTGGAGGCCGAGGTGGCGGCGGCATGGGAATGAACATCAACGACATTTTTTCCGA GTTTTTTGGTGGTGGACGCCCTACTGAAGAAGAAGATAGAATCATCAAGGGAGAAGATGTAGTCGTTGAATTGGATGCAACATTGGAAGACCTCTATATGGGAGGCTCGTTAAAG GTTTGGAGGGAGAAGAACATTCTGAAGCCAGCACCAGGGAAGAGACGATGTAACTGCAGAAATGAGGTATATCACAGGCAAATCGGTCCAGGGATGTTCCAACAGATGACAGAACAG GTCTGTGACCAATGTTCCAATGTCAAATATGAAAGGGAGGGATATTTTGTTACTGTTGATATTGAGAAAGGGATGCAAGATGGGCAA GAGGTGGTCTTCTATGAAGATGGTGAGCCTATAATTGATGGAGAACCTGGAGATCTAAAA TTCCGCATCCGCACAGCAGCTCACGACCGGTTCAAAAGGGAAGGCAACGACTTACACACAACTATCACTATCACACTG GTTCAAGCTCTTGTTGGCTTTGAGAAGACTGTTAAGCACCTTGATGATCATTTGGTGGACATTAGCTCAAAG GGAATCACAAGGCCCAAGGAAGTGAGGAAATTCAAAGGGGAAGGGATGCCTCTACATTTCAGCAACAAGAAAGGAGATTTGTACGTAACATTTGAGGTTTTATTCCCGAACTCGCTAACAGATGATCAAAAGACAAAGATCAAGGCGGTTCTGGGCTAA